A single window of Streptomyces xanthii DNA harbors:
- a CDS encoding ATP-binding protein, translated as MRDPLSLLTDAFTSFLFGKVETTRMPVRTSTGQAQAVYLPTAAPGLGDSGVIIGREVYSGKGYIYDPFQLYGQQLPAPHWLVLGESGNGKSALEKTYVLRQLRFKDRQVVVLDAQGEDGVGEWNLIAQELGITPIRLDPTAALDMGIRLNPLDPAITTTGQLALLRTIIEVAMGHGLDERSGFALKVAHAYVTDHITERQPILTDIVEQLRHPEPESAEAMNVAIDDVRAWGLDVALVLDRLVDGDLRGMFDGPTTVGIDLDAPLIVFDLSHIDRNSIAMPILMAIVGVWLEHTWIRPDRKKRIFLVEEAWHIINSPFVAQLFQRLLKFGRRLGLSFVAVVHHLSDVVDGAAAKEAAAILKMASTRTIYAQKADEARATGRVLGLPRWAVEIIPTLTPGIAVWDVNGNVQVVKHLVTETERPLVFTDRAMTESSNELVGDDDAMRAAELEAEERAAAFVEQRLGDASESTVA; from the coding sequence ATGCGTGACCCCTTGTCCCTCCTCACGGACGCGTTCACCTCCTTCCTGTTCGGCAAGGTGGAGACGACCCGGATGCCCGTGCGCACGTCCACGGGCCAGGCCCAGGCCGTCTACCTGCCGACCGCCGCGCCGGGCCTCGGCGACTCCGGCGTGATCATCGGGCGCGAGGTGTACTCCGGCAAGGGGTACATCTACGACCCGTTCCAGCTGTACGGGCAGCAGCTCCCGGCGCCGCACTGGCTGGTCCTCGGCGAGTCCGGCAACGGCAAGTCGGCGCTGGAGAAGACGTACGTCCTGCGTCAGCTCCGCTTCAAGGACCGGCAGGTCGTCGTGCTCGACGCGCAGGGCGAGGACGGCGTCGGCGAGTGGAACCTCATCGCCCAGGAGCTGGGCATAACTCCCATCCGGCTCGACCCGACGGCCGCCCTCGACATGGGCATCCGGCTCAACCCGCTCGACCCCGCGATCACGACGACGGGCCAGCTCGCGCTGCTCCGCACGATCATCGAGGTCGCGATGGGCCACGGCCTCGACGAGCGCTCCGGCTTCGCCCTCAAGGTCGCCCACGCCTACGTCACCGACCACATCACCGAACGCCAGCCGATCCTCACCGACATCGTCGAGCAGCTCCGCCACCCCGAGCCGGAGTCGGCCGAGGCGATGAACGTGGCCATAGACGACGTACGGGCCTGGGGCCTGGACGTCGCCCTGGTCCTGGACCGGCTCGTCGACGGTGACCTGCGCGGCATGTTCGACGGCCCGACGACGGTCGGCATCGACCTGGACGCGCCGCTGATCGTGTTCGACCTGTCCCACATCGACCGCAACTCCATCGCCATGCCGATCCTCATGGCGATCGTCGGCGTGTGGCTGGAGCACACCTGGATCCGGCCGGACCGCAAGAAGCGCATCTTCCTCGTCGAAGAGGCGTGGCACATCATCAACAGCCCGTTCGTGGCCCAGCTGTTCCAGCGCCTGCTCAAGTTCGGCCGCCGTCTCGGCCTGTCCTTCGTCGCGGTCGTCCACCACCTGTCCGACGTCGTCGACGGCGCCGCCGCGAAGGAGGCGGCCGCGATCCTCAAGATGGCCTCGACTCGCACGATCTACGCCCAGAAGGCCGACGAGGCCCGCGCCACCGGCCGGGTCCTCGGCCTGCCCCGCTGGGCCGTCGAGATCATCCCGACGCTCACGCCCGGCATCGCCGTGTGGGACGTCAACGGCAACGTGCAGGTGGTCAAACACCTCGTCACCGAGACGGAACGCCCGCTCGTCTTCACCGACCGCGCCATGACCGAGTCGTCGAACGAACTCGTCGGCGACGACGACGCGATGCGCGCGGCGGAACTGGAGGCGGAGGAGCGGGCCGCGGCCTTCGTCGAGCAGCGCCTCGGCGACGCGTCCGAGTCCACGGTGGCATGA
- a CDS encoding type VI secretion protein — translation MRESYERREEQRRGGGVPDGLLIGVLAFVLGMTVLVWSATGLAGLFAKGAWPDGVTFGHTPPALRSLITAPHDIPAAWPSTPKSQLSGYGLVWGLLISQVLIGVVLTIFVAGTFTRWRAVRKNRRTTEAPRRGRGAVPTSDSVAGREQEPRQGRGAAPLSDSVAGRDQPPPAAPVNETPAAQTPPSTTVPSPRTTGPLLLGPAPTRHAEAVQAIQDAPGAALIVTSSPEIWQETKDARAKLGPVLLYDPSHLCDTPARLHWNPASRCEDKDTAASRAAALLAPVRPTAKLDSALAETAETLLRSYLHAAAAEGKPFRHVHRWAQGTQVQEAVRILRTNPKAASGAAGELEAALTSHPERRDMAQELTARALSALFSVHVREACTPNRADALVLDSFVDEGGTLYVVGEPIENPRQHPGAMPLLTALASSVVEHGRRMAERSPAGRLDPPMTLVLDDVAAVAPLPQLPELLSRGADRGLVTLALLRSREQARTRWPDAELPVG, via the coding sequence ATGCGGGAGAGCTACGAGCGCCGCGAGGAACAGCGGCGCGGGGGCGGCGTCCCGGACGGCCTCCTGATCGGCGTCCTGGCGTTCGTGCTCGGCATGACCGTCCTGGTGTGGTCGGCGACGGGGCTCGCGGGCCTGTTCGCGAAGGGCGCGTGGCCGGACGGGGTGACCTTCGGCCACACGCCGCCGGCCCTGCGCTCCCTGATCACGGCCCCGCACGACATCCCGGCGGCCTGGCCGTCCACCCCGAAGTCCCAGCTCTCCGGCTACGGCCTCGTCTGGGGCCTCCTCATCAGCCAGGTCCTGATCGGGGTGGTCCTGACCATCTTCGTGGCGGGCACCTTCACCAGATGGCGAGCGGTCCGCAAGAACCGCCGCACCACGGAAGCGCCCCGAAGGGGGCGCGGGGCTGTTCCGACCAGCGACTCCGTCGCGGGGCGCGAGCAGGAGCCCCGTCAGGGGCGCGGGGCTGCACCGCTCAGCGACTCCGTCGCGGGGCGCGACCAGCCCCCACCGGCAGCACCCGTGAACGAAACCCCCGCCGCGCAGACGCCACCCTCGACCACGGTCCCGTCCCCCAGAACAACCGGCCCCCTCCTGCTGGGCCCCGCACCGACCCGCCACGCCGAAGCCGTACAGGCCATCCAAGACGCACCCGGCGCAGCCCTGATCGTCACCTCCTCCCCGGAGATCTGGCAGGAGACCAAGGACGCTCGCGCCAAGCTCGGCCCCGTCCTCCTCTACGACCCCTCCCACCTGTGCGACACCCCGGCCCGCCTCCACTGGAACCCAGCGTCCCGCTGCGAGGACAAGGACACGGCGGCGTCCCGCGCGGCAGCGCTCCTGGCCCCCGTCCGCCCCACCGCGAAGCTCGACTCCGCGCTGGCGGAGACCGCCGAGACCCTGCTGCGCAGCTACCTCCACGCGGCGGCCGCCGAAGGCAAACCGTTCCGCCATGTGCACCGCTGGGCCCAGGGCACCCAGGTCCAGGAGGCGGTCCGCATCCTGCGGACGAACCCGAAGGCTGCCTCGGGCGCGGCCGGCGAGCTGGAGGCCGCGCTCACCTCGCACCCCGAACGCCGCGACATGGCGCAGGAGCTGACGGCCCGCGCCCTGTCCGCCCTGTTCTCCGTGCACGTCCGCGAGGCCTGCACGCCGAACCGGGCCGACGCGCTCGTCCTGGATTCCTTCGTGGACGAGGGGGGCACGCTCTATGTGGTGGGTGAACCCATCGAGAACCCCAGGCAACACCCCGGCGCGATGCCGCTCCTGACGGCACTCGCCTCCAGCGTGGTCGAGCACGGCCGCCGCATGGCCGAAAGGTCACCCGCCGGCCGGCTCGACCCACCAATGACCCTGGTCCTGGACGACGTCGCCGCGGTCGCCCCGCTCCCCCAGCTCCCCGAGCTGCTGTCCCGCGGCGCGGACCGGGGCCTGGTCACCCTGGCGCTGCTGCGCTCGCGCGAGCAGGCCCGCACCCGCTGGCCGGACGCCGAGCTGCCCGTCGGCTGA
- a CDS encoding TetR/AcrR family transcriptional regulator: MTEQDQVRHRSGGTLEKRQALLRGARTVFGREGYTRAGIDEIAAEAGVSTRTLYNHFGGKANLFREALLDSAAAVTAAHIALAERHLTKVTDVEKDLLAFAREWMGRRTDHDAHMRLVRQIIAEGNRLPADVIEEWQRIGPRAVTEAVRERLEALGAQGLLRIAPGESAEAARHLMLLVAGGVTTDTFFGVVPMSAEELDARVVGGVRTFLKLYGA, from the coding sequence ATGACGGAGCAGGATCAGGTACGGCACAGGAGCGGCGGCACGCTGGAGAAGCGGCAGGCGCTGCTGCGCGGCGCGCGCACGGTCTTCGGGCGCGAGGGCTACACGCGGGCCGGCATCGACGAGATCGCCGCCGAGGCCGGCGTCTCCACCCGCACCCTCTACAACCACTTCGGCGGCAAGGCGAACCTGTTCCGTGAGGCGCTCCTCGACAGCGCCGCCGCCGTCACGGCCGCCCATATCGCGCTCGCCGAACGGCACTTGACCAAGGTGACCGACGTCGAGAAGGACCTGCTCGCCTTCGCCCGCGAGTGGATGGGCCGCCGCACCGACCACGACGCGCACATGCGCCTGGTCCGCCAGATCATCGCGGAGGGCAACCGGCTGCCCGCCGACGTCATCGAGGAGTGGCAGCGCATCGGCCCGCGCGCGGTCACCGAGGCGGTGCGCGAGCGGCTCGAGGCCCTCGGTGCGCAGGGCCTGCTGCGCATCGCCCCCGGCGAATCGGCGGAGGCCGCCCGCCACTTGATGCTGCTCGTCGCCGGCGGCGTCACCACGGACACCTTCTTCGGCGTCGTCCCGATGTCCGCCGAGGAACTCGACGCCCGCGTGGTCGGCGGCGTCCGCACGTTCCTGAAGCTCTACGGGGCCTGA